A region of the Styela clava chromosome 1, kaStyClav1.hap1.2, whole genome shotgun sequence genome:
tttattcaaataaatgaCTAACTGATCAAAAATCATTAATGTTAAAACTGAATAGGCAGAAGAACAAGAAGAACATGCACATCTTGCAACTTCATTTGCACAGGAAAATTTTGcgaatcatatttttcaatctcAGCATTTCCTCTAATTGTGCaaacaattgaaagaaatcACGCATAATGTAGcctgaaatttataaaaaatattctggaaatttcattttcaaaattgtttgcaTTTATCTTTTGTTTTGAATCCTCAATGTtagatttatattttatgaaattggTATATAAAAGCAACATTCAAAGATTCCAGAAAAACACACTCACCACGTTTTAAACGACAAATTAGTTATTATCCAGTTGGGGATAGGGTTAGGAATGACttggaaatttgaatttccagcgctaTATTATCTCAATCGTTGGtggtgtttttattttcaaataatacaaaTTGTTAACGgtagtgaaatttattttttcaccaaaaGGTATATAATAGAAGATAATGTTGAAAATGAACGCACAACTGTTGGCCGGACAGATaaacaaactgctaaatttgtGCGATTTTTAAATGCCTTCGAAAATAATCAGAGAAAAATAGTGGATAGAAACCTAAATATTTAGGAACATTGTCttgaatattacaaatttgatttttgttttatgttcagTAAATTCGGCAAAAATTGGAGGAGTTgggtataaaaaaattgagaaatatgTACacaaattcaattatatttaactTAATAGgccattttatcaaaatattccatgctaatttttattcataactcTACAAAAGGAAGACAAACATTTTCCAAACAATGCTTGCTAGTAATTTTGTCTTTGGCCCAAAATACACCTGAAAATGACATTTAAAATATGTCTTTTATACAGCATTAATCTTAAACATGTTGAGCTCCGTTACCAAGGGTGTTTTAATCCTATTAGTAATtggaattttgaaaacaaatggCGATTGCTGCGGTCGTGGTAAACACggtatgtatatttttatacttgtGTATTTTAAATCTCAACTTATCtgaacaataaatttaaaatgcgcaattttttctgtaatatCTCACTGGTTCCCAACGTTTGAAAAACTAGTTCAATTCCCTGTTCTTATAGGCTTATACCATTTTCGCcacaaattttcagaaaaatgattGTGAATTACAGTTGTACACgcacaaaaatttcattttcagtaacccatatatatttatttttatgaattgtaTGTTTTACCGTCGACTTTGGTTTTTCGTTTATCTCAGGATTTTGTCAAAATTGTGCGAAGGTTAGCATTTGGGGAAGACAAAAATGTTGTGGCCTGACAAGTGGAAAGAAAGGTGGaggatgcaatatattttgttgCAATTGTATATGTGCTCATGGACATCCTATTATCACCTGTAAGTCTACTTACTTGGTATTATTCGTAGAAAAGCAACGAGGTATTTTTCCTATTCGTGTGATAATATtgattataaaaatcaaaatgttaTTTAGTTTTGGTAACAATCTGGGCATTGATTCCACAATTAACAATAGCTATCAAAAATTCAATCCGTTGGATAAATTTTCTGTTTCGACCGACTCCGTGTCTACAGTGAAAGTATGTAGCTTTTGCCGTGTCGCGTCACCAGCATCCTCGGTTTCTTCTTCGGCAAGTTTATGTGCTTACTGCTTACAAgcttaaaatgagaaaaatcatataaaaatgAGTCTGTCTGAAGATGGTCAGATTTGTTCTTTCAGCATGTGTTTATCGACTCTTTGCTTAGTTACTTTGGAGTTCATTATAACTGAGAAATTCGGCGGAAATGATGACATTAAtgatatatattacaaattttttgaaacgatttttcaattttacttagACAAGAGATACTTGAAAGAGGGCGAAAGAAGCCACTACACTTGTAAGCGAGACGTTCATACCGTTCCTCACGGTGATGTTGACAGATACATCGACCACGATTCCAAGAAAAGCGCTTGGGAAGTTTTCAACAGCGTCGATCAAGACCAGGATCTCAAAATCAACCGGAATGAGTTTTTCGACGCTATCAAAGCTCGCTTGTCAGTGAGTAGAAATGAAGAAATATACCTTACTAAATTTACTATATTTAATACTACTACATTAGATAAAAAAGAGACGCAAATATGTATAAATTTCTGCTATATTTTGCCATATTCCGGGGAATTGAGTGGAAAATAAGATAATTTAAGAAGACGAGTTATCAAGTGAAACGTGAAGAGTAAAGTATTTGTAAAAGCATTCCCAAATCAACGATATTTTGCCAGAAATATTGCTATGCTTGTTATACATTTCAAACGATATCACCACTAATACCCAATAGTAAAACATCAAAATGATTGAATAGGATCTGGCACTGACTCGATATAGAATTTAGGAATTACTTTTTTGGTCAGGTATAAAAATAGGAGAAACAACTCAATACGAAATGCTGAACTGAcgaaattccaaaaaaaatcgcaaaattcGTAAAAGCTTGTATTCGTACGTAGTGCTAACTACGATATGACCCGGTAAACGGTAACATTGTGTACACTCTTTGATTTGAATAAGAATTTCCATGTGTTCAATGTGTTTTTACTAACAGGATGACAACGATGATGCTGACTTATTCGCATCTCATCTGCTGGATACCGATTTCCTCGACACAATATCCGCCTATTTAGATGCTGATGATGAGGTGGTTCATGATACCGTGAAGGAACGTGCCATGCGTTCAATTTTCCAGGAGTTTGATAAAATGGATGTGGATGAAGACGGGTATATCCAGGCTGGCGAATTCGACAAAGATTTAAAATAAACCAAAAGTTATATCCTATTGccagaaatttgattttagattgAACTATAATATCATGAACTGAGAAAATTTCATTTCCGTAACATATAATAGGTTGCTTTTTGTACATATACCAAATAAAAAGTCACAGACTGATTGTTAACTATTTGACTTTTAAAATCTTTTCCGGTCTcaatttttgaagaaatattttgaaataagaaGTACACTGAAAAGCATCTCATGTGTTATTGACTGTTGTTTATTTGTGATAATTTACAAACCATATATTATATACCGCATTTTCTTGGACTTCATCATGTTTGGTATTAGCGAGGCATTAAGATTCTATAATATCGTGTCGTGAGCCAAGGACGTATATTCATGGGGTAATCCCATTTTGAAATGTGAACAAAGCAGTTTTCTGTAtcaaacatagcaatttttgaGCTTGAAACGCTCTTACACCCTCAAAACTCCCGAGAACTCTTGTTTTCCGACCAGACCCGCTAGATGTTATGATCTAACTTCAGATTTCTTCAAATTGCAGAACCCCTCCCTTTAAAGATTCCTGGCTAACATTGGAAGTTAACGATAATTTTAGTgctatttcaatattattttatataatgatTATTTTGAGCTTGTCGGTGTGATTTAGAACCAGTCCAATCATTCAATGATAGTTGGTCACAGACCTTCCGATTATAGAAAATTCTAAGATTTAAGAATTGACTGAGATTTTTCTGACAATATGGCAGTAACCACTGTTAGGAAAGtgatatttttgacttttatattataatatactcAAATTTGCATTCAAACATTGTATGgttgtattgtattgtatttatGATTGTGGTGGCAGAAAGATTTCAGTGATATCTGCATCGATTCATATTCACAATGGAAACCTTGTTTCGTTTACGTCCGGTAAATACCGCCTTCATCATCATCAAAGCACGCAATTCATATATGTACTGAAATGGTTTACAAAATTTCACTCCACtggaaaaactttttttaaaatatataccgaGCAAATTTGGTgattcaattggaaatttgaatttgtgaaatattttgcgGAAATTTTCATTGGCAATAGACAAAAGCGGGAAGCAATTTGATGTTATACAAATACGCttggtaaaatatttaaaaaaaaaaaattttcacggAAAAATATTCCTTCGAGACCTGACGAAATTTTCTTTCTATGAGCCACATTTTGACGAATGTAAAGTGCAATACTGCCCTACGCAAATCATTTGAACTTATGATTTATCAATTTTGGATTAATAAGTCCTTGTCAAAGTCCTGCGCAACTTCATGAGAAAAGTATTGCTATCCTATTTAAAAGTCGAAATTATTTCAATTCTAacacaaaatatacaaaaatacgaatattTTGGCAAAATGAATCTGATTTCGAAACTCACCCAGtattcaaaacataaaaatttaaatgagaAAATCTGacagaaaactaaaaaaaaggtGTAATACCGCAAATGAATAGtgaatgaatatttgatttattcaaataaatgaCTAACTGATCAAAAATCATTAATGTTAAAACTGAATAGGCAGAAGAACAAGAAGAACATGCAAATCTTGCAACTTCATTTGCACTGGAAAATTTTGcgaatcatatttttcaatctcAGCATTTCTTCTAATTGTGCaaacaattgaaagaaatcACGCATAATGTAGcctgaaatttataaaaaatattctggcaatttcattttcttttgtttcgAATCCTCAATGTtagatttatattttatgaaattggTATATAAAAGCAACATTCAAAGATTCCAGAAAAACACACTCACCACGTTCTAAATGACAAATAAGTTATTATCCAGTTGGGGATAGGGTTAGGAAtgacttgaaaatttgaatttctagcgCTATATTATCTCAATCGTTGGtggtgtttttattttcaaataatacaaaTTGTTAACGAtggtgaaatttaatttttcaccaaaaGGTATATAATAGAAGATAATGTTGAAAATAAACGCACAACTGTTGGCCGGACAGATaaacaaactgctaaatttgtGCGATTTTTAAATGACTTCGAAAATAATCAGAGAAAAATAGTGCATAGAAACCTAAAAATTTAAGAACATTGTCttgaatattacaaatttgatttttgttttatgttcagTAAATTCGGCAAAAATTGGAGGAGTTGGgtataaaaatattgagaaatatgtacacaaattcaattatatttaactTAATAGgccattttatcaaaatattccatgctaatttttattcataactcTACAAAAGGAAGACAAACATTTTCCAAGCAATGCTTGCTAGTAATTTTGTCTTTGGCCCAAAATACACCTGAAAATGACATTTAAAATATGTCTTTTATACAGCATTAATCTTAAACATGTTGAGCTCCGTTACCAAGGGTGTTTTAATCTTATTAGTAATtggaattttgaaaacaaatggCGATTGCTGCGGTCGTGGTAAACACggtatgtatatttttatacttgtGTATTTTAAATCTCAACTTATCtgaacaataaatttaaaatgcgCAATTTTTCTGTAATATCTCACTGGTTCCCAACGTTTGAAAAACTAGTTCAATTCCCTGTTCTCATGGGCTTATACCATTTTCGCCacaaattttcagcaaaatgattGTGAATTACAGTTGTACACgcacaaaaatttcattttcagaaacccatatttatttttatgaattgtaTGTTTTACCGTCGACTTTGGTTTTTCGTTTATCTCAGGATTTTGTCAAAATTGTGCGAAGGTTAGCATTTGGGGAAGACAAAAATGTTGTGGCCTGACAAGTGGAAAGAAAGGTGGaggatgcaatatattttgttgCAATTGTATATGTGCTCATGGACATCCTATTATCACCTGTAAGTCTACTTACTTGGTATTATTCGTAGAAAAGCAACGAGGTATTTTTCCTATTCGTGTGATAATATtgattataaaaatcaaaatgttaTTTAGTTTTGGTAACAATCTGGGCATTGATTCCACAATTAACAATAGCTATCAAAAATTCAATCCGTTGGATAAATTTTCTGTTTCGACCGACTCCGTGTCTACAGTGAAAGTATGTAGCTTTTGCCGTGTCGCGTCACCAGCATTCTCGGTTTCTTCTTCGGCAAGTTTATGTGCTTACTGCTTACAAgcttaaaatgagaaaaatcatataaaaatgAGTCCGTCTGAAGATGGTCAGATTTGTTCTTTCAGCATGTGTTTATCGACTCTTTGCTTAGTTACTTTGGAGTTCATTATAACTGAGAAATTCGGCGGAAATGATGACATTAAtgatatatattacaaattttttgaaacgatttttcaattttacttagACAAGAGATACTTGAAAGAGGGCGAAACAAGCCACTACACTTGTAAGCAAGACGTTCATACCGTTCCTCACGGTGATGTTGACAGATACATCGACCACGATTCCAAGAAAAGCGCTTGGGAAGTTTTCAACAGCGTCGATCAAGACCAGGATCTCAAAATCAACCGGAATGAGTTTTTCGACGCTATCAAAGCTCGCTTGTCAGTGAGTAGAAATGAAGAAATATACTTTACTAAATTTACTATATTTAATACTACTACATTAGATAAAAAAGAGACGCAAATATGTATAAATTTCGGGTATATTTTGCCATATTCCGGGGAATGGAGTGGAAAATAAGATAATTTAAAAAGACGAGTTATCAAGTGAAACGTGAAGAGTAAAGTATTTGTAAAAGCATTCCCAAATCAACGATATTTTGCCAGAAATATTGCTATGCTTGTTATACATTTCAAACGATATCACCACTAATACCCAATAGTAAAACATCAAAATGATTGAATAGGATCTGGCACTGACTCGATATAGAATTTAGGAATTACTTTTTTGGTCaggtataaaaatatgaaaaacaactCAATACGAAATGCTGAACTGAcgaaattccaaaaaaaatcgcaaaattcGTAAAAGCTTGTATTCGTACGTAGTGCTAACTACGATATGACCCGGTAAACGGTAACATTGTGTATACTCTTCAATTTGAATAAGAATTTCCATGTGTTCAATGTGTTTTTACTAACAGGATGACAACGATGATGCTGACTTATTCGCATCTCATCTGCTGGAAACCGATTTCCTCGACACAATATCCGCCTATTTAGATGCTGATGATGAGGTGGTTCATGATACCGTGAAGGAACGTGCCATGCGTTCAATTTTCCAGGAGTTTGATAAAATGGATGTGGATGAAGACGGGTATATCCAGGCTGGCGAATTCGACAAAGATTTAAAATAAACCAAAAGTTATATCCTATTGccagaaatttgattttagattgAACTATAATATCATGAActgagaaaatttcattttcgtAACATATAATAGGTTgctttttgtacatatatataccaaataaaaAGTCACCGACTGATTGTTAACTATTTGACTTTTAATAATCTTTTCCGGTCTcaatttttgaagaaatattttgaaataagaaGTACACTGAAAAGCATCTCATGTGTTATTGACTGTTGTTTATTTGTGATAATTTACAAACCATATAATATATACCACATTTTCTTGGACTTTATCATGTTTGGTATTAGCGAGGCATTAAGATTCTATAATATCGTGACGTGAGCCAAGGACGTATATTCATGGGGTAATCCCATTTTGAAATGTGAACAAAGCAGTTTTCTGTAtcaaacatagcaatttttgaGCTTGAAACGCTCTTACACCCTCAAAACTCCCGAGAACTCTAGTTTTCCGACCAGACCCGCTAGATGTTATGGTCTAACTTCAGATTTCTTCAAATTGCAGAACCCCTCCCTTTAAAAATTCCTGGCTAACATTGGAAGTTAACGATAATTTTAGTgctatttcaatattattttatataatgatTATTTTGAGCTTGTCGGTGTGATTTAGAACCAGTCCAATCATTCAATGATAGATAGACCTTTCGATTATAGAAAATTCTAAGATTTAAGAATTGACTGAGATTTTTCTGACAATATGGCAGTAACCACTGTTAGGAAAGtgatatttttgacttttatattataatatactcAAATTTGCATTCAAACATTGTATGgttgtattgtattgtatttatGATTGTTGTGGCAGAAAGATTTCAGTGGTATCTACGTCGATTCATATTCACAATAAAAACCTTGTTTCGTTTACGTCCGGTAAATACTGCCTTCATCGTCATCAAAGCACGCTATTCATATATGTACTGAAATGATTTATAAAATTTCACTCCactggaaaaaaaatttctgaaatatataCCGAGCAAATTTGGTgattcaattggaaatttgaatTCGGGAAATAATTTGCGGAAATTTTCATTGACAATAGTCAAAAGCGGGAAACAATTTGATGTTATACAAATACGCtcggtaaaatatttttatgaaaaaaattttacgGAAAAAAATTCCTTCGAGACCTGACGAAATTTTCTTTCTATGAGCCACATTTTGACGAATGTAAAGTGAAATCACGTCCCACGCAATTCATTTGAACTTATGATTTACCAATTTTGGATTAATGAGTCCTTGTCAAAGTCCTGCGCAAGGTCTTACGCGAAGAAGTAGGAGCGTTCGCTAAAACCCCAAATATACAAAGAAATGACGGTATCATTATAGCGCAAGCGTTTGCTCACAGGTGTTGATCAGTTTGGGGCTTAGGCCAATGCATTCATGTGTACTGAATACATTTAGGTAAAAAGTCACATAACTGAATTTTTTGAATCTCAAGTAACTTGCTAAAAAATATTCACTGGACAAAAACGGATGAGAGCTCATTGGCGAAGATCCGATTTAcgataaatttgtaattttaacCAGAAAAGCATTAGCGAGAATGGCAATAACGGTAGGTAGAAGGACATTGGGATATATTAGATTGAGACTTGCTTCACCAAAACATTGTCATTATTTGATGCTTCTTGGTGCGAACCGTgcgattttcaaaaaaaaacctTTGATTTTCCCCCAAAAAACATACTCcttttagaaataaatttaaaaagtgtGATTTTGAAAtgctggaacaaaattatgcatTAGATATGGAAGTGATAGTCATATTCCAATGATAGCTCATTGCAATAATCAGAAGGCCACAATGCCGACTGCAAGCCACAATGACAACTGCTGCTGCTAATAATATAGCATTCACATTAAAATGAGGCAATTCAGATTTCTTTTCCTAATGAATTTAATTGCCAATATCATAGTTTATGCgtcaacaaattcattttttttaactgCCTTATTTTAAgcttgaaattgtaaaaaaactacCTATGTTACATCTTAGCTTATCCTTTCCACCTGTATTAGGTTCTCCCCCACTCTACGTGTGTCAGAAATAAAGCGGATATTATGGGTTATgcgaattcatatttttatcattaattaaTCATCATTAAAATAGATCATTAAAATAGAAATTAAATTCAAAGCATAAAATACTTGAACAGAAGGTTAttcttgaataataaaattccttttttgggtaaattaaatgaaaattagCATCTAATAAATACGGACAAGCATAGATACCATTTGTTGTAACTCATTCACAGGACCCCAGAATCAAAATCCAGGttatttggaacatattttagaaaaacataacttttgttcAAAGagtcctagattactgaaacgatgggtataatcatacacaaacggGTCAagggtcaatatatatatttttttcatttttgtaaaagtaATGTATGAGTTAGGTTCATTTCAGGCCACCATGTATATTTTATCGGAAAGTACATTATTCCGTATTCAATACATAATGAAAAGcataatgttttaaaaaaagtaaatatgaaGAACTGCGGTAAGTCTAATATATACGATAGATAACAGTTTATCATGGGGCAAGCAGATCTGTTAATCGAAACGATATTAAAATTTACGAGTTTAAACATCTCTATTTAAAAACTtgatattcaataaaattttacagtTTTACAGGTACTGATTGTCTTCATTAGTTCTTCTACATAtccataatttatttattccaaatCGTGGTCGAATTCAGCAGCCTGAATCAAGCCATCTCCGTTGTCATCCATCATATTGAACTCTCGAGCAATAATCGAGCCGAGATTGTTTTCGACATCTTCATCAGCATCTTCCATCAATTCTTCGTCGTTGATCGCATCGATAAAAGACAGAATTTCACCTTTATCATTGGATTTCAGAAGATCGGAGGCCAAGAGATGGGCTTCGTTGTGCTGTATTTTTGGTATCAGAGAGTTAGACAGTTTAAGTTAAATATACCAATTTAAGCCTAGattagtgtatatatatatatatatatataagtatggATTCATAAACAATGAAACTAACCAATCTAGTAATTTGATAAGTAATGTAATCTCGCACACTCAATGCGCAAAACTTACTGACGGCAACAAAAATGCCGAATCTATTCGTCATACAACAAAATTCCCGATTATGGTTTACACACTCACCGACAGACGATTCTTGATGGCTTTCAAAAACTCGCCAGGGTTAATGACCATGTCCCCATCATCATCGATGCTGTTAAAAGTCTCCCAAGTATCTTTCATCTCTTCAATATGAATCTTGTCTTCGTCGCCTTCAGCGGTTTTGGTAGTGCATCGGTACTTGGCACTCAACCACCATCCGGCTAAAAAGAAACACAAACACAGTATAAGCAGTAGTATTAGTGGATACGAATTTCTCGTTATTCTAATGGGGCGAAGCATAAGCGTTGGTTTCCTAGCT
Encoded here:
- the LOC120340972 gene encoding uncharacterized protein LOC120340972, producing the protein MLSSVTKGVLILLVIGILKTNGDCCGRGKHGFCQNCAKVSIWGRQKCCGLTSGKKGGGCNIFCCNCICAHGHPIITYKRYLKEGERSHYTCKRDVHTVPHGDVDRYIDHDSKKSAWEVFNSVDQDQDLKINRNEFFDAIKARLSDDNDDADLFASHLLDTDFLDTISAYLDADDEVVHDTVKERAMRSIFQEFDKMDVDEDGYIQAGEFDKDLK
- the LOC120348604 gene encoding uncharacterized protein LOC120348604, with the protein product MLSSVTKGVLILLVIGILKTNGDCCGRGKHGFCQNCAKVSIWGRQKCCGLTSGKKGGGCNIFCCNCICAHGHPIITYKRYLKEGETSHYTCKQDVHTVPHGDVDRYIDHDSKKSAWEVFNSVDQDQDLKINRNEFFDAIKARLSDDNDDADLFASHLLETDFLDTISAYLDADDEVVHDTVKERAMRSIFQEFDKMDVDEDGYIQAGEFDKDLK
- the LOC120348299 gene encoding uncharacterized protein LOC120348299, whose translation is MNILLVLGFLSCLAIYETSAKCCGHGKLGYCNDCSKVGAINHRKCCGTGSGHGHGCNVFCCACSCRKGHATFVKLSGWWLSAKYRCTTKTAEGDEDKIHIEEMKDTWETFNSIDDDGDMVINPGEFLKAIKNRLSHNEAHLLASDLLKSNDKGEILSFIDAINDEELMEDADEDVENNLGSIIAREFNMMDDNGDGLIQAAEFDHDLE